The Patescibacteria group bacterium genome includes a window with the following:
- a CDS encoding transposase, with translation GTYFHKDGCLICLMSVPSQMIIASTYADREGFKSTHPWFEELKRQGLYPDAVAMDGEISVLRAIRTVWPKAKVQRCLFHIQREGMRWLRTHPKTEAGRELRDILSTLCYVKNFRERKIFIQRFQQWLEIHREFVQSLPKTKIAFKDLKRTIVLIKNALPDMFRYFGHSLPATTNALESFYSRLKADYRRHRGLSQTNKIQYLKWYCYYKNSNTF, from the coding sequence ATGGCACATATTTTCACAAAGATGGGTGCCTGATCTGCTTGATGTCTGTACCGAGTCAAATGATCATCGCCAGCACCTATGCCGATCGTGAAGGCTTTAAGAGCACGCATCCCTGGTTCGAAGAACTCAAGCGGCAAGGCCTTTATCCCGACGCTGTTGCTATGGACGGCGAGATATCCGTTCTGCGAGCTATTAGAACAGTTTGGCCTAAAGCCAAGGTTCAGCGCTGCCTATTTCACATTCAACGTGAAGGCATGCGCTGGCTTAGAACTCATCCGAAAACAGAAGCGGGCAGAGAACTCAGAGATATTCTGAGCACTTTGTGCTATGTGAAAAATTTCAGAGAACGAAAAATCTTTATTCAGCGATTTCAGCAGTGGCTAGAAATACATCGGGAATTTGTTCAATCGTTGCCGAAAACAAAAATTGCTTTTAAAGATCTTAAACGAACGATCGTATTAATTAAGAACGCTTTGCCAGACATGTTTCGCTATTTTGGTCATTCGTTACCGGCAACAACTAACGCTCTTGAAAGTTTTTATTCCAGGCTTAAGGCTGATTATCGCAGGCATCGAGGTCTCAGCCAAACCAACAAAATTCAGTACTTAAAATGGTACTGTTATTACAAAAATAGCAACACT